The following proteins are encoded in a genomic region of Acropora muricata isolate sample 2 unplaced genomic scaffold, ASM3666990v1 scaffold_735, whole genome shotgun sequence:
- the LOC136907070 gene encoding uncharacterized protein isoform X2, whose product MVACVHKVVAKLREKDPPTEWTFEQDHSFNDDTNLEVTQAIERVVQPTSAFKEADPILLERAIKTYYKTLKAKHKRVLTRVRREELPQVGNKQEESVITARRNQQCHNEIFMP is encoded by the exons ATGGTG GCATGTGTTCACAAGGTCGTGGCTAAATTGAGAGAGAAAGACCCACCAACAGAATGGACTTTTGAACAAGATCATAG ttttaatgatgACACTAATCTTGAGGTCACTCAAGCAATAGAGAGAGTTGTCCAGCCTACATCAGCTTTCAAAGAGGCTGATCCTATTTTATTAGAGC GTGCCATTAAAACCTACTATAAGACCCTCAAGGCCAAGCATAAACGAGTTTTAACTCGTGTGAGGAGAGAAGAGCTGCCCCAAGTGGGTAATAAACAAGAGGAAAGTGTTATAACTGCAAGAAGGAACCAACAGTGCCATAAT GAAATCTTCATGCCATAG
- the LOC136907070 gene encoding uncharacterized protein isoform X1, which yields MVACVHKVVAKLREKDPPTEWTFEQDHSFNDDTNLEVTQAIERVVQPTSAFKEADPILLERAIKTYYKTLKAKHKRVLTRVRREELPQVGNKQEESVITARRNQQCHNVSGNGVLIKTRNLKHKIMFEAALHTCVLANTCVLANT from the exons ATGGTG GCATGTGTTCACAAGGTCGTGGCTAAATTGAGAGAGAAAGACCCACCAACAGAATGGACTTTTGAACAAGATCATAG ttttaatgatgACACTAATCTTGAGGTCACTCAAGCAATAGAGAGAGTTGTCCAGCCTACATCAGCTTTCAAAGAGGCTGATCCTATTTTATTAGAGC GTGCCATTAAAACCTACTATAAGACCCTCAAGGCCAAGCATAAACGAGTTTTAACTCGTGTGAGGAGAGAAGAGCTGCCCCAAGTGGGTAATAAACAAGAGGAAAGTGTTATAACTGCAAGAAGGAACCAACAGTGCCATAATGTAAGTGGAAATGGAGTACTTATCAAAACCAGAAATCTTAAGCATAAAATTATGTTTGAAGCAGCTTTACATACATGTGTATTAGCCAACACATGTGTATTAGCCAACACATGA